The genomic stretch GTAAAAGGGCTTCCAGAAATAATTGATGTAGAAATAAACTGGAGAAAAGCAGATAGCAATGACATTGAAAGTATTATCACAATAGGCAGTTTCATAGTTAAGGATGAAAAGGCTATAAAAAATGCATATAAAAAAGCAGTGGATAAATTCAATGATTATAATGAAGACATTAAAAAAGGGTTTATGCCTGAAGATGATAAAAACAGAAAGAGCAATCTATTCGTAGTAAAGGACAGCGGTATTATAAATATAGCCGTCATAGGACATCCATACAACCTCTATGACAGTTATATAAATATGAATCTATTTAAGAAACTGAGGGCTAACGGCGTAAACATAATAACACAAGAGATGATTGGCGAGGATGTTATCAATCTTCATGCGAGAAAGCTTAATAAAAGGGTCTTCTGGAACTTTGGAAGAAAGGCATTAGGATCTGTTATGCATATGATAGAGGGCAGTGATATAAAAGGGATGATATTTCTAATGTCATTCGGGTGCGGTATAGATTCTTTTATTGGGGATTTGGCGGAAAGAATGATAAGGAGGCATACCGATATACCGTTTATATATGTAACAATCGATGAGCATTCAGGCCAAGCAGGTCTTGATACCAGATTGGAAGCATTTATTGATATGATAAGGTGGAGGGATAAGAATGAAGTTGACATTTCCGCATATGGGTAATACATATATCCCGGTTAAGGCTATGCTTGACGACCTTGGTGTAAATTGTATAATTCCACCCTTTAATAATAAAAAGGCACTTGAAATAGGAACCAAGCTTGCTCCTGAATTAGCTTGCCTCCCGCTTAAGATAAACCTGGGTAATTTTATACAGGCATATGAAATGGGTGCTGATTCAATACTAATGACAGGCGGATGCGGTCCCTGCAGATTTGGATACTATTGCGAGATGCACAGGGAGATATTAAGTGATATGGGAGTGGATATGAAGGTAATCACTCTGGATATTCCGGGAAATGATTATAACAAGCTGTTAAATAATGTAAGGGAAATAACAGGCGGATTAAACATATATAAGATTTTAAAAGCAGTAAAAAATACGGTGGAAGTTTCCAAAAAGGTAGATGAACTTGAAAGGCTGACTTTTAAGATACGGCCCAGGGAAATACATAAGGGAGCGACTGATAAAATTTACAGGTCCTTTCTTTATAGCATTCTAAAAATAAAGGGCTCAAGGAACATTAAGAAACATATTGATAAAGCCAGGAATAAGCTGCTGGAGATTCAAACCGACAAGGAAATGAAGCCAATAAGGGTGGGAATTGTCGGAGAGATATATACAACTAACGATCCCTATTCAAATCTATATATAGAATCAAGGCTTGGAAATGAAGGAATAGAAGTTACAAGGCCTGTTACAGTCAGCGGCTGGATTATTGATCATATGATTAAAAAGGCTTTACATCTAAAAGGAGACGAGAGGTATAAGGAGGCCGCAAAACCATACTTAGGCACGATGATAGGCGGACATTCTCAGGAAACCATAGGTAATACTGTCTTATTTGCAAAGGATGGCTATGATGGTGTCGTTCAGATATTTCCTCTTGGTTGTATGCCTGAGATTGTATCGGAGAGCATCTTGCCCTCTATTGAAAGGGATTTTAAAATACCGGTAATGTCGTTGATAATTGATGAAATGACTGGGGAAGCAGGCTATATGACTCGAGTTGAAGCATTTATAGATTTGCTGAAAAGAAGAAGGGAGATAGATGCATTTGAAGGAAAAGGGATGTTATCTTGGAATTGATGTAGGCTCGGTAAGTACAAACCTTGTTGTTATAGACGATGATGGCTTTGTTATTGAAAAGCTATATTTGAAAACCGGCGGACAACCTATAAAAGCTATGAGAACCGGTATAAGTATGCTAAATGAATCATTGGGAAAATCGGTTAATATCCTGGGGGCAGGTGCAACCGGAAGCGGAAGGCATCTGGCCAGTGTTGTAGTCGGCTGTGATATTGTGAAAAATGAAATAACCTCCCATGCCATAGCTGCACTAAAGTTGGTCCCAAATGTTAAGACCATATTGGAAATCGGTGGGCAGGACTCAAAAATAATATTTGTCAGAAATGGTGTTGTATACGATTTTGCCATGAATACTGTTTGTGCTGCAGGAACGGGATCCTTTCTAGATAGGCAGGCAGCAAGGCTGGATATTCCAATTGAGGAGTTTGGAAAACATGCACTAAATTCAAGTTCGCCCGTTAGAATTGCTGGAAGATGTGCCGTATTTGCAGAGTCTGATATGATACACAAGCAGCAAGCGGGACATAGCGTTGAGGATATAATATGCGGATTATGTGAAGCCTTGGTAAGGAATTATATAAATAACCTGGCAAAGGGAAAAGAATTATTGGAGCCCTTTGTTTTTCAAGGAGGAGTTGCTGCCAATCAGGGGATAGTAGCTGCCTTTGAAAAGGAATTAAATGCCAAGATTATAATACCCCAATATTATGATGTAATGGGTGCCTATGGTGCAGCATTGATGGCCAAAGAAAAAATGTGCCAAAAGGAATATAAGACCAACTTCGGAGGATTTGATATCTCCAAGAAGGAATTTACAGTAGCAAGCATGGAATGCAATGACTGCTCTAATGTATGTGAA from Pseudobacteroides sp. encodes the following:
- a CDS encoding CoA protein activase; this translates as MKLTFPHMGNTYIPVKAMLDDLGVNCIIPPFNNKKALEIGTKLAPELACLPLKINLGNFIQAYEMGADSILMTGGCGPCRFGYYCEMHREILSDMGVDMKVITLDIPGNDYNKLLNNVREITGGLNIYKILKAVKNTVEVSKKVDELERLTFKIRPREIHKGATDKIYRSFLYSILKIKGSRNIKKHIDKARNKLLEIQTDKEMKPIRVGIVGEIYTTNDPYSNLYIESRLGNEGIEVTRPVTVSGWIIDHMIKKALHLKGDERYKEAAKPYLGTMIGGHSQETIGNTVLFAKDGYDGVVQIFPLGCMPEIVSESILPSIERDFKIPVMSLIIDEMTGEAGYMTRVEAFIDLLKRRREIDAFEGKGMLSWN
- a CDS encoding acyl-CoA dehydratase activase-related protein, translating into MSIKVGIPKSLFYYQMYPLWNTFFEELGAEVITSPNTTKKILDEGVRVCVDEACVPVKLFHGHVLSIKDKVDILFIPRLTSISKGEYVCPKFGGLPDMVKSTVKGLPEIIDVEINWRKADSNDIESIITIGSFIVKDEKAIKNAYKKAVDKFNDYNEDIKKGFMPEDDKNRKSNLFVVKDSGIINIAVIGHPYNLYDSYINMNLFKKLRANGVNIITQEMIGEDVINLHARKLNKRVFWNFGRKALGSVMHMIEGSDIKGMIFLMSFGCGIDSFIGDLAERMIRRHTDIPFIYVTIDEHSGQAGLDTRLEAFIDMIRWRDKNEVDISAYG
- a CDS encoding acyl-CoA dehydratase activase, encoding MHLKEKGCYLGIDVGSVSTNLVVIDDDGFVIEKLYLKTGGQPIKAMRTGISMLNESLGKSVNILGAGATGSGRHLASVVVGCDIVKNEITSHAIAALKLVPNVKTILEIGGQDSKIIFVRNGVVYDFAMNTVCAAGTGSFLDRQAARLDIPIEEFGKHALNSSSPVRIAGRCAVFAESDMIHKQQAGHSVEDIICGLCEALVRNYINNLAKGKELLEPFVFQGGVAANQGIVAAFEKELNAKIIIPQYYDVMGAYGAALMAKEKMCQKEYKTNFGGFDISKKEFTVASMECNDCSNVCELIKIISNDTVLASWGDRCGKWSAEGKESAQISISNAAN